One genomic segment of Dysosmobacter sp. Marseille-Q4140 includes these proteins:
- a CDS encoding response regulator transcription factor — protein sequence MKEKILVIEDDPTIQAQLKNLLAGNGYEVEAVTDFTNPVEQFRAFAPHLVLLDIKLPGSSGFEICSQIRAFSDLPIIFVTSSNTDMDELNSIMLGGDAFITKPYNPAILLAKIASLLRKAGASSQAAEVLTWNGAELHLENSTIAYGGKAAELTKNEVKILYYLFKHAGKICSRSDIVDFLWDNQLYVDDNALSVNITRIREKLAGLGLTDFIKTKHRQGYTI from the coding sequence ATGAAAGAGAAAATTCTGGTCATCGAGGATGATCCCACCATCCAGGCGCAGCTGAAAAACCTCCTGGCCGGAAACGGGTATGAGGTGGAAGCGGTTACGGACTTTACGAATCCTGTGGAGCAATTCCGGGCGTTTGCGCCCCACCTCGTCCTCCTGGACATCAAGCTCCCTGGGAGCAGCGGCTTCGAGATCTGCTCCCAGATTCGGGCTTTCTCCGACCTGCCGATCATCTTTGTCACCAGCAGCAACACGGACATGGACGAGCTCAACAGCATCATGCTGGGCGGGGACGCCTTTATCACAAAGCCGTACAATCCGGCGATTCTGCTGGCCAAGATCGCCTCCCTGCTGCGAAAGGCGGGAGCCAGTTCCCAGGCCGCTGAGGTCCTCACCTGGAATGGCGCCGAGCTGCACCTGGAGAACAGCACCATCGCATACGGCGGGAAGGCGGCGGAACTGACCAAGAACGAGGTCAAGATCCTCTACTACCTCTTCAAACACGCCGGGAAGATCTGCTCCCGCAGCGACATCGTGGACTTCCTCTGGGACAACCAGCTCTATGTGGATGACAACGCCCTGAGCGTCAACATCACCCGCATCCGGGAGAAGCTGGCCGGCCTCGGCCTGACAGATTTTATCAAGACCAAGCACCGGCAGGGGTACACCATATGA
- a CDS encoding helix-turn-helix transcriptional regulator has translation MLNENIKAIRKAKGLSQQELAVKLNIVRQTVSKWEQGLSVPDADLLIALSQALETPVSTLLGETVMESEADRLQAISEKLEVINLQLAQRKTMRRAIIRWLLISICAMILVMFAALIIVNSPYLGWDYSDPETAVLGVAFHAFEWLFVRVAPVILIAALIGIFFTRKKD, from the coding sequence ATGCTCAACGAAAATATAAAAGCGATCAGAAAAGCAAAGGGCCTTTCCCAGCAGGAGCTTGCCGTCAAGCTGAACATTGTGCGGCAAACAGTTTCAAAATGGGAGCAAGGCTTGTCGGTTCCAGACGCCGATCTGTTGATTGCCCTGTCGCAGGCGCTGGAAACGCCTGTGAGCACGCTGCTGGGAGAAACAGTTATGGAGTCGGAGGCGGATCGCTTACAAGCAATTTCTGAAAAATTGGAGGTGATCAATTTGCAGCTGGCGCAGAGGAAGACCATGAGAAGAGCTATCATTCGCTGGCTGCTGATTTCCATATGTGCCATGATCCTCGTGATGTTTGCGGCCCTGATTATAGTAAACAGTCCTTATTTGGGCTGGGATTACAGTGACCCTGAAACCGCTGTCCTGGGAGTGGCGTTCCACGCCTTTGAATGGCTGTTTGTCAGAGTGGCGCCTGTTATCTTGATCGCCGCACTCATCGGAATTTTCTTCACACGCAAAAAGGATTGA